One genomic region from Pseudoduganella lutea encodes:
- a CDS encoding malonate decarboxylase subunit delta has product MERLQFEFAAGQPAASRTVTGVVASGDLEVLLEPQSGGRTNVAVQTSVDGYGGTWTALLERVFADPALPAAKIEINDNGATPGVVRMRIEQAFEEAALGGRP; this is encoded by the coding sequence ATGGAACGACTGCAGTTTGAATTCGCCGCCGGCCAACCCGCCGCATCGCGCACGGTGACGGGCGTGGTGGCCTCCGGCGACCTGGAAGTGCTGCTGGAGCCGCAGTCGGGCGGGCGCACGAACGTGGCCGTGCAGACGTCGGTCGACGGCTACGGCGGCACCTGGACGGCATTGCTGGAGCGCGTGTTCGCCGACCCGGCGCTGCCGGCCGCGAAGATCGAGATCAATGACAACGGCGCCACGCCCGGCGTGGTGCGCATGCGCATCGAGCAGGCATTCGAGGAAGCGGCGCTGGGAGGCCGGCCATGA
- a CDS encoding biotin-independent malonate decarboxylase subunit beta produces MNIEQLLQRDSFIERNARNRARGLLDAGSMRELVGPFDRVTSPWLARQHIVTQADDGVVVAKGTLDGVATVILAIEGAFQGGSMGEVGGAKIAGALELAARDNRNGTPTQAVILFETGGVRLQEANLGLAAIAEIQSAIVDLRRYRPVIGVSAGTVGCYGGMSIAAGLCSYLVLTREARLGLNGPQVIEQEAGLAEFDSRNRALIWGLTGGEQRCATHLADVLVDDDTVQVRTAVAGLFHAGPPAIHRSERYADFLASLAQVDTAQQPAPADVRALYGKGLG; encoded by the coding sequence ATGAACATCGAACAGCTTCTCCAGCGCGACAGCTTCATCGAACGCAATGCCCGCAACCGTGCCCGCGGCCTGCTCGACGCCGGCTCCATGCGCGAGCTGGTCGGTCCGTTCGACCGCGTCACGTCGCCGTGGCTTGCACGGCAGCACATCGTCACGCAGGCCGACGACGGCGTGGTGGTGGCCAAAGGCACGCTGGACGGCGTGGCCACCGTCATCCTTGCCATCGAGGGCGCGTTCCAGGGCGGCAGCATGGGCGAAGTGGGCGGCGCGAAGATTGCCGGCGCGCTGGAACTGGCGGCACGCGACAACCGCAACGGCACGCCCACGCAGGCCGTGATCCTGTTCGAGACGGGTGGCGTGCGGCTGCAGGAAGCCAACCTGGGCCTGGCCGCCATCGCGGAAATCCAGTCCGCCATCGTCGACCTGCGGCGCTACCGGCCCGTGATCGGCGTCAGCGCCGGCACCGTAGGCTGCTATGGCGGCATGTCGATCGCCGCCGGCCTGTGTTCGTACCTGGTGCTCACCCGTGAAGCCCGCCTGGGCCTGAACGGGCCCCAGGTGATCGAACAGGAGGCCGGGCTGGCCGAATTCGATTCGCGCAACCGTGCACTGATCTGGGGCCTGACGGGCGGCGAGCAACGCTGCGCCACGCACCTGGCCGACGTGCTCGTGGACGACGACACCGTGCAGGTGCGCACCGCGGTGGCCGGCCTGTTCCACGCCGGACCGCCGGCCATCCACCGCAGCGAACGCTACGCGGACTTCCTGGCAAGCCTCGCGCAAGTCGATACCGCGCAGCAGCCGGCACCGGCCGACGTGCGCGCGCTCTATGGAAAGGGACTGGGATGA
- the mdcE gene encoding biotin-independent malonate decarboxylase subunit gamma: protein MNTTPTRSNGATWLESLAGSAAVHDWPAVRVVDAMLAGAPARFIAVVPDADNRFPRARNGEVGLVEGWQLAQAVQETIEADRDAPHKRPIVAVIDVTSQAYGRREEAFGIHQALAGAAGAYAQARLAGHPVIGLIVGLAMSGAFLAHGYQANRLIALEDPGVMVHAMGKASAARITLRSVEALEALAQSVPPMAYDIGSYASLGLLWKVLRPSSAATPSADDVALVRTTLEAALADIAAEPERDLSGRFDGEHRAASRRVRELLRTQWDGH from the coding sequence ATGAACACGACTCCAACGCGCTCGAACGGCGCGACATGGCTGGAATCCCTGGCCGGATCGGCCGCCGTGCACGACTGGCCCGCCGTGCGGGTCGTCGACGCCATGCTGGCGGGCGCCCCGGCCCGCTTCATCGCCGTGGTGCCGGACGCGGACAACCGCTTTCCCCGCGCCCGCAACGGCGAAGTGGGCCTCGTCGAAGGCTGGCAGCTGGCCCAGGCCGTGCAGGAAACCATCGAGGCCGACCGCGATGCCCCACACAAGCGCCCGATCGTCGCCGTCATCGACGTGACGAGCCAGGCCTACGGACGCCGGGAAGAAGCGTTCGGCATCCACCAGGCGCTGGCCGGCGCCGCCGGCGCCTATGCCCAGGCCCGCCTGGCCGGCCACCCCGTCATCGGCCTGATCGTCGGGCTGGCGATGTCCGGCGCCTTCCTCGCCCATGGCTACCAGGCCAACCGGCTGATCGCACTGGAAGACCCGGGCGTGATGGTGCACGCGATGGGCAAGGCCTCCGCCGCGCGCATCACGCTGCGCTCCGTCGAGGCGCTGGAAGCGCTTGCGCAAAGCGTGCCACCGATGGCCTACGACATCGGCAGCTATGCCTCGCTCGGCCTGCTGTGGAAGGTCTTGCGGCCATCGAGTGCCGCGACACCGTCGGCGGACGACGTGGCGCTGGTGCGGACCACGCTGGAAGCGGCGCTGGCCGATATCGCGGCCGAGCCGGAGCGCGACCTGTCGGGAAGGTTCGATGGCGAGCACCGCGCCGCGTCGCGGCGTGTCCGCGAACTGCTGCGAACGCAATGGGATGGACATTGA
- a CDS encoding malonate decarboxylase holo-ACP synthase, protein MDIDGIALLAVRHLPGPSRPSFAAHPRVAQAMKTPPYRPHDLLFLRLPDRFDAGGPWPAWLDAAWLAGAPLVVRREAAPGSLVPVGARGTSRSQRCKGYVQRAAVARRVTPEMLAQTPLAEDATLPPLRALASLAPALDALGLAWGPTGGTGFYLASGLPVLRPDSDLDLLVRAPAPLASRIVEELMRLQHGAPCRVDIQVDTGSGGFALADYARGGRVLLKTAHGPLLVPDPWRPHTEAA, encoded by the coding sequence ATGGACATTGATGGCATTGCATTGCTGGCCGTGCGCCACCTGCCCGGGCCCTCGCGGCCGTCGTTCGCCGCCCACCCGCGCGTGGCGCAAGCGATGAAAACGCCGCCCTACCGCCCCCATGACCTGCTGTTCCTGCGGCTGCCGGACCGCTTCGATGCGGGCGGCCCGTGGCCGGCGTGGCTCGATGCCGCCTGGCTGGCCGGCGCGCCGCTGGTGGTGCGGCGCGAGGCGGCGCCGGGCAGCCTGGTGCCCGTGGGCGCCCGCGGCACCAGCCGCAGCCAGCGCTGCAAGGGTTATGTGCAGCGCGCCGCCGTGGCCCGCCGCGTCACGCCGGAAATGCTGGCCCAAACGCCCTTGGCGGAAGACGCCACGCTGCCGCCGCTGCGCGCACTGGCCAGCCTCGCGCCCGCGCTCGATGCGCTGGGCCTGGCGTGGGGCCCCACGGGCGGCACCGGGTTCTACCTGGCCAGCGGCTTGCCCGTGCTGCGTCCCGACAGCGATCTCGACCTGCTGGTGCGCGCACCGGCCCCGCTGGCCAGCCGTATCGTGGAGGAGCTGATGCGCCTGCAGCATGGCGCGCCCTGCCGTGTCGACATCCAGGTCGATACGGGCAGCGGCGGGTTTGCACTGGCCGACTACGCGCGCGGCGGACGTGTGCTACTGAAGACCGCGCATGGCCCGCTGCTGGTTCCCGACCCGTGGCGCCCGCACACCGAGGCGGCATGA
- the mdcH gene encoding malonate decarboxylase subunit epsilon, translated as MTILFTFPGQGAQKPGMLHALAPHPETARTLDEAATVLGTDPLALDTAQALRSTVAVQLCLLVAGVATARHLAALDARPDMVAGLSIGAYPAAVTAGVLAFADAVRLVAQRARSMEQAYPSGYGMTAVTGLTAARLAPLIAQVHGDAHPVYLANLNGPRQLVLAGADAAMAAVADLVHGTGTGAKAERLAVAVPSHCALYAPQAQALAGAMATVPLARPRVTYISGSVARALFDGAAIGADLAHNMARQVRWHDTIRHAWERGARLAVEMPSGSVLTKLAQPVFTDGVAVTCATASPDDIARLATRFRQGS; from the coding sequence ATGACGATCCTGTTCACGTTTCCCGGCCAGGGTGCGCAAAAGCCCGGCATGCTGCACGCGCTGGCGCCGCATCCCGAGACGGCGCGTACCCTCGACGAGGCCGCCACCGTGCTGGGCACCGATCCGCTGGCGCTCGACACGGCGCAGGCGCTGCGGTCCACGGTGGCGGTGCAGCTTTGCCTGCTGGTGGCCGGCGTCGCCACGGCGCGCCACCTGGCCGCGCTCGATGCCCGGCCCGACATGGTGGCGGGCCTGTCGATCGGCGCCTACCCCGCCGCCGTGACGGCCGGCGTGCTGGCATTCGCCGACGCCGTGCGGCTGGTGGCGCAACGCGCGCGGTCAATGGAACAAGCCTACCCGTCCGGTTACGGCATGACGGCCGTGACGGGCCTCACGGCGGCGCGACTGGCGCCGCTGATCGCGCAGGTGCACGGCGATGCGCACCCCGTCTATCTCGCCAACCTGAACGGGCCACGCCAGCTGGTGCTTGCCGGTGCCGATGCCGCCATGGCGGCCGTCGCCGATCTGGTGCATGGCACAGGCACGGGCGCGAAGGCCGAGCGGCTGGCCGTGGCCGTGCCGTCGCACTGCGCCTTGTATGCCCCCCAGGCGCAGGCGCTGGCCGGGGCGATGGCGACCGTGCCGCTGGCCCGGCCCCGTGTCACGTACATCAGTGGCAGCGTGGCCCGCGCGCTGTTCGACGGTGCCGCCATCGGCGCCGACCTTGCCCACAACATGGCGCGGCAGGTGCGCTGGCACGACACGATCCGGCATGCCTGGGAACGGGGCGCCCGGCTCGCCGTGGAGATGCCGAGTGGCAGCGTGCTGACGAAGCTCGCGCAACCTGTGTTCACGGACGGTGTGGCCGTCACCTGCGCCACCGCGTCGCCGGATGACATTGCCCGGCTGGCCACCCGCTTCCGGCAAGGCTCATGA
- a CDS encoding PAS domain-containing hybrid sensor histidine kinase/response regulator: MDALFTAAFHTSPIGQYLLAPTDRLEIIAVNDAFLKTVARSRKEVLGLPLFEAFAEDPADMGDTGVGPLGRSIATAIATRTPQMMPAQRYPVRMTKDGKTWFEDMYWTSTNTPIFDDAGQLVCISHTAINVTAEVLAQRALRGAREDAVRSARSAEASRAYLAAVLRSAPVGIMMLDEQGRLLHANPANEALFGASIPCIDGKLDFSAWQGWTSSPGGEGIKLGPDDWPLYRALAGETVDKCLLEVESFDPGHPRRTVLVSAAPVVNGAGKPAGAAAIAMDIADRVEAEKALIVADRRKDEFLAMLAHELRNPLAPISAAAALLSMGQRDEKQVKQTLAVIHRQVAHMSGLIDELLDVARVTRGLITLDKAPLDMKRVVAQAVEQARPALEVRGHMLHVTQPPSPAPVAGDEKRLVQVLANLLSNAAKFTPEGGSIGIDLAIDTHYVRTCVSDNGIGLAPDMLEPVFGMFVQGERSPDRKQGGLGIGLALVRSLVELHGGTVHAHSAGQGKGTRFTVCLPLADNADDAVAPRSWEPAHGATSLRVLAVDDNEDALAMVEMLLSSLGHRVVSLASSRDAVRCAVQLQPDVCLLDIGLPDIDGLELARQLRADPRTRETRLIALSGYGQAADRAAAVASGFDLYFVKPVDVAKLVAALGEVSPRRLS; this comes from the coding sequence ATGGACGCGCTCTTCACCGCCGCATTTCACACCTCGCCGATCGGCCAGTACCTGCTTGCGCCGACCGACAGGCTGGAAATCATCGCGGTCAACGACGCGTTCCTGAAAACCGTTGCCCGCAGCCGCAAAGAGGTACTGGGCTTGCCGCTGTTCGAGGCATTCGCCGAGGACCCCGCTGACATGGGCGATACGGGTGTGGGCCCGTTGGGGCGTTCCATCGCCACGGCGATCGCGACGCGCACGCCGCAGATGATGCCGGCCCAGCGCTACCCGGTCCGCATGACGAAGGATGGCAAGACCTGGTTCGAGGACATGTACTGGACCTCGACCAATACGCCGATCTTCGACGACGCGGGGCAGCTCGTGTGCATCTCGCACACGGCGATCAACGTGACGGCCGAGGTGCTGGCGCAGCGGGCCCTTCGGGGCGCGCGCGAAGATGCCGTGCGCAGCGCCAGGAGCGCGGAAGCCAGCCGTGCCTACCTCGCCGCCGTGCTGCGCTCGGCGCCGGTGGGCATCATGATGCTCGACGAGCAGGGCAGGCTGCTGCACGCCAACCCGGCCAACGAGGCGCTGTTCGGTGCGTCGATCCCGTGCATCGACGGCAAGCTGGACTTCTCGGCGTGGCAGGGCTGGACCTCCAGCCCCGGTGGCGAGGGCATCAAGCTGGGGCCGGACGACTGGCCCCTGTACCGGGCGCTGGCCGGGGAGACGGTCGACAAGTGCCTGCTCGAGGTGGAATCGTTCGACCCGGGCCATCCGCGCCGCACCGTGCTGGTGTCGGCGGCGCCTGTCGTGAACGGCGCGGGCAAGCCGGCCGGCGCCGCGGCGATCGCCATGGACATCGCGGACCGCGTCGAAGCAGAGAAGGCGCTGATCGTGGCCGACCGCCGCAAGGACGAGTTCCTGGCCATGCTGGCGCATGAACTCCGCAATCCGCTGGCACCGATCAGTGCGGCGGCCGCCCTGCTGTCGATGGGCCAGCGCGACGAAAAGCAGGTAAAACAGACGCTGGCCGTGATCCACCGGCAAGTCGCGCACATGAGCGGCCTGATCGACGAGTTGCTGGACGTGGCGCGCGTGACGCGCGGGTTGATCACCCTCGACAAGGCACCGCTGGACATGAAGCGCGTCGTTGCCCAGGCCGTCGAGCAGGCACGCCCGGCGCTCGAGGTGCGCGGCCACATGCTGCACGTGACCCAGCCGCCCTCGCCGGCGCCCGTGGCGGGCGACGAAAAGCGGCTGGTCCAGGTACTCGCCAACCTGCTCAGCAACGCTGCGAAGTTCACACCGGAGGGCGGCTCGATCGGGATCGACCTGGCGATCGACACCCATTACGTGCGCACCTGCGTGTCGGACAACGGCATCGGCCTCGCCCCCGACATGCTCGAACCCGTGTTCGGCATGTTCGTGCAGGGCGAGCGCAGCCCGGACCGCAAGCAGGGCGGCCTGGGCATTGGCCTGGCGCTGGTGCGCAGCCTCGTGGAACTGCACGGCGGCACGGTGCACGCGCACAGTGCGGGGCAGGGAAAGGGAACGCGCTTCACCGTGTGCCTGCCGCTTGCCGACAACGCGGACGACGCCGTGGCCCCCCGTTCCTGGGAACCGGCGCACGGCGCCACGTCCCTGCGCGTGCTGGCGGTGGACGACAACGAGGATGCGCTGGCGATGGTGGAGATGCTGCTGTCGTCGCTGGGGCACCGGGTCGTCAGCCTGGCCAGTTCGCGCGACGCGGTGCGCTGCGCCGTGCAGTTGCAGCCAGACGTGTGCCTGCTCGATATCGGCCTGCCGGACATCGATGGTCTCGAGCTCGCCCGGCAGCTGCGGGCCGATCCCCGCACGCGCGAGACGCGCCTCATCGCCCTGTCGGGCTACGGCCAGGCAGCCGACCGCGCGGCGGCGGTCGCCTCGGGCTTCGACCTGTATTTCGTCAAGCCCGTCGATGTCGCCAAGCTCGTTGCCGCACTCGGCGAAGTCAGCCCACGGCGCCTTTCATGA
- a CDS encoding superoxide dismutase, translated as MAYTLPPLPYAYDALEPHFDARTMEIHHTKHHQAYITNLNNALAEAGVDAGPVEELITAIDKLPAHIQTVVRNNGGGHANHALFWTVLTPAGSSPSGKLAQAIDADLGGFEKFREAFTKAAQTRFGSGWAWLTVDANGKLLVESSANQDSPLMGQFAGMSGGTPILGLDVWEHAYYLNYQNRRPDYIAAFFNIIDWDEVARRYAAAVK; from the coding sequence ATGGCCTATACCTTGCCTCCCTTGCCTTACGCTTACGATGCGCTCGAACCGCATTTCGATGCGCGCACGATGGAAATCCACCACACGAAGCATCACCAGGCCTACATCACCAACCTGAACAACGCGCTTGCCGAAGCGGGTGTCGACGCGGGGCCGGTGGAAGAACTGATCACGGCGATCGACAAACTGCCGGCGCACATCCAGACGGTGGTGCGCAACAATGGTGGCGGACACGCCAACCACGCACTGTTCTGGACCGTGCTCACGCCTGCCGGGTCCTCGCCATCGGGCAAGCTGGCGCAGGCGATCGATGCGGACCTGGGCGGCTTTGAAAAATTCCGCGAAGCCTTCACGAAAGCCGCGCAAACCCGTTTCGGCAGCGGCTGGGCATGGCTCACGGTCGATGCGAACGGCAAGCTGCTGGTTGAAAGCAGCGCGAACCAGGACAGCCCGCTGATGGGGCAGTTCGCCGGCATGTCGGGCGGTACGCCAATCCTCGGCCTGGACGTGTGGGAGCATGCCTATTACCTGAACTACCAGAACCGCCGCCCCGACTACATCGCGGCCTTCTTCAACATTATCGACTGGGATGAAGTGGCGCGCCGCTACGCAGCCGCCGTGAAGTAA
- a CDS encoding GntR family transcriptional regulator has protein sequence MSQPDIRPMPAAPSSVPSIATAPEERMYVDVYDAIMAHRLHAGTKLTEQGLGDIYGLARHHVRRVLVRLAADGLVDLERNRGARIASPGAREAQDMFELRQVLEAKVMDKLAGHLTNADGAALRDMIARERDAWMRGDRPLWVRLSADFHIELAKLAGNALIVDALRRLVSRTTLLISNLDTAGRQPCSFDEHAAVIDALREPDSRHARAQMAQHLDQCACRLLAPAPAHFDLRSALGKA, from the coding sequence ATGAGCCAACCAGACATCCGCCCCATGCCCGCTGCACCATCCTCTGTTCCATCGATCGCCACCGCTCCGGAAGAGCGCATGTATGTCGACGTGTACGACGCCATCATGGCGCACCGCCTGCACGCCGGGACGAAGCTTACCGAGCAGGGGTTGGGCGACATCTACGGCCTGGCGCGCCATCACGTGCGCCGCGTGCTGGTTCGCCTGGCCGCGGACGGCCTCGTCGATCTCGAGCGCAACCGCGGCGCCCGCATCGCCAGCCCCGGTGCGCGCGAGGCGCAGGACATGTTCGAGCTGCGCCAGGTGCTCGAAGCAAAAGTGATGGACAAGCTGGCCGGCCATCTCACCAACGCCGACGGCGCCGCCCTGCGCGACATGATCGCGCGTGAACGCGACGCCTGGATGCGCGGCGACCGGCCGCTGTGGGTCCGTCTCTCCGCCGACTTCCACATCGAACTGGCGAAACTGGCCGGCAACGCATTGATCGTCGATGCGCTGCGCCGGCTGGTTTCACGCACCACGCTGCTCATCTCCAACCTGGACACCGCCGGCCGGCAACCGTGCTCGTTCGACGAACACGCGGCCGTGATCGATGCGCTGCGGGAGCCGGACAGCCGCCACGCCCGGGCGCAAATGGCGCAGCACCTCGACCAGTGTGCCTGTCGCCTGCTGGCCCCCGCTCCCGCGCACTTCGACCTGCGCAGTGCCCTGGGCAAGGCATGA
- a CDS encoding ABC transporter substrate-binding protein, with product MGVFALPALAQDTKIKFQLDWRFEGPSALFLVAKSRGYFAQEKLDVTIDAGSGSGNAVNRVASGAYDMGFADMAALMEFTANNPTAPGKPVGVMMVYNDTPAAIMALKKSGIKSPADLAGKTLGAPVFDAGRRAWPLLAKANGLDPAKSSWTSMEPALRETMLVRGDVQAIAGFSFTSVLNLNARGVKDADIVVMPYPQYGVRLYGNAIIASDALIKQKPEAVKGFLRAFAKAARDVIADPERAIKSVKERDGLIDEKLELRRLKLAIASAIATPSARAEGFGQVSAPRLSLMASQVSDVYATKTRVDPKAVWVSTFLPSAAELNVFPK from the coding sequence ATGGGCGTGTTTGCCCTGCCCGCGCTGGCCCAGGACACCAAGATCAAGTTCCAGCTGGACTGGCGCTTCGAAGGCCCGTCCGCGCTGTTCCTCGTGGCGAAGAGCCGCGGCTACTTCGCGCAGGAAAAGCTGGACGTGACGATCGACGCGGGCAGCGGCTCGGGCAACGCCGTGAACCGCGTGGCTTCGGGCGCCTACGACATGGGTTTCGCCGACATGGCGGCGCTGATGGAATTCACGGCCAACAACCCGACCGCGCCCGGCAAGCCGGTCGGCGTGATGATGGTGTATAACGACACTCCGGCCGCCATCATGGCGTTGAAAAAGTCCGGCATCAAGTCGCCGGCCGACCTGGCCGGCAAGACCCTGGGTGCCCCCGTCTTCGACGCGGGGCGCCGCGCCTGGCCGCTGCTGGCCAAGGCCAACGGCCTCGATCCGGCAAAATCGAGCTGGACGAGCATGGAGCCGGCGCTGCGCGAAACGATGCTGGTGCGGGGCGACGTGCAGGCCATCGCCGGCTTTTCGTTCACGTCGGTGCTCAACCTGAATGCGCGCGGCGTCAAGGATGCCGATATCGTCGTGATGCCGTATCCGCAGTATGGCGTGCGGCTGTACGGCAATGCGATCATCGCCTCGGATGCGCTGATCAAGCAGAAGCCCGAAGCGGTAAAAGGCTTCCTGCGCGCCTTTGCGAAAGCGGCCCGCGACGTGATTGCCGATCCGGAACGCGCAATCAAGAGCGTGAAGGAACGCGATGGCCTGATCGATGAGAAGCTCGAACTGCGCCGCCTGAAGCTGGCCATCGCCAGCGCGATCGCCACGCCGAGCGCCAGGGCGGAAGGCTTTGGCCAGGTCTCCGCGCCGCGCCTGTCGCTGATGGCCTCGCAAGTATCGGACGTGTATGCCACGAAGACGCGCGTCGACCCGAAGGCCGTCTGGGTTTCCACCTTCCTGCCCTCGGCGGCCGAACTGAACGTGTTCCCGAAATGA
- a CDS encoding ABC transporter ATP-binding protein: MSAVPDTFAGDTFVDFREVFLAYDNSSECAVEDITLQTQPGEFIAIVGPSGCGKSTFMKLATGLKAPTRGTIHIGGEPVTGPLKFVGMAFQAPTLLPWRTTLDNVLLPLEIVEPYRNTFRKDRPKHVERALALLKTVGLDGYADKYPWELSGGMQQRASICRALIHEPKMLLLDEPFGALDAFTREELWCVLRDLWTERRFNVILVTHDLREAAFLADTIYVMSKRPGRIVARRANPLPRPRDLDTTYTEPFSALVHELREHIGRVRST, from the coding sequence ATGAGCGCCGTGCCAGACACCTTCGCCGGCGATACTTTCGTCGACTTCCGTGAAGTCTTCCTCGCCTACGACAATTCCAGCGAATGCGCGGTGGAAGACATCACGCTGCAAACGCAGCCTGGCGAATTCATCGCCATCGTCGGCCCTTCGGGCTGCGGCAAGTCGACGTTCATGAAGCTGGCCACGGGGCTGAAGGCCCCCACGCGCGGCACGATCCACATCGGTGGCGAACCGGTGACCGGTCCGCTGAAGTTCGTCGGCATGGCATTCCAGGCGCCCACGCTGCTGCCCTGGCGCACCACGCTGGACAACGTGCTGCTGCCGCTGGAAATCGTCGAACCTTATCGCAATACGTTCAGGAAAGACCGGCCGAAGCATGTGGAGCGCGCGCTGGCGCTGCTGAAGACCGTGGGCCTGGACGGCTATGCGGACAAGTATCCATGGGAGCTCTCCGGCGGCATGCAGCAGCGCGCGTCGATCTGCCGCGCGCTGATCCACGAACCAAAAATGCTGTTGCTGGACGAGCCGTTCGGCGCGCTCGACGCCTTCACGCGCGAGGAACTGTGGTGCGTGCTGCGCGATCTGTGGACTGAGCGCCGCTTCAACGTCATCCTCGTCACGCACGACCTGCGCGAAGCCGCCTTCCTGGCCGACACGATCTACGTGATGAGCAAGCGGCCGGGCCGGATCGTGGCCCGTCGCGCCAACCCGCTGCCGCGGCCACGCGACCTCGATACCACGTACACCGAGCCGTTCAGCGCCCTCGTGCACGAATTACGCGAGCACATCGGCCGCGTCCGCAGTACCTGA
- a CDS encoding ABC transporter permease, producing the protein MNSKTIKTFAPWLLLLAILLLWQLICSAFDVSEFIFPSPAAIGAALVEFAGPIAGHAWHTFWVTMTGFAIAVAVGVSLGVLVGSSPVMYAAAYPLMTAFNALPKAAFVPILVVWFGIGAGPAILTAFLISFFPIMVNIATGLATLEPELEDVLRVLGARRLDVLLKVGLPRSLPYFFASLKVAITLAFVGSTVSEMNAANEGIGYLLVSAGSSMKMPLAFAGLGVIGAMAMAMYELFAVVERRSTAWAHRGAR; encoded by the coding sequence ATGAACAGCAAGACCATCAAGACCTTCGCACCGTGGCTGCTGCTGCTCGCGATCCTGCTGCTGTGGCAGCTTATCTGCAGCGCGTTCGACGTTTCGGAGTTCATCTTCCCCAGCCCCGCCGCGATCGGCGCCGCGCTGGTTGAATTCGCCGGCCCGATCGCGGGGCACGCATGGCACACGTTCTGGGTGACGATGACCGGCTTCGCCATCGCCGTCGCCGTCGGCGTGTCGCTCGGCGTACTGGTCGGCTCGTCGCCGGTGATGTACGCGGCCGCGTATCCGCTGATGACGGCGTTCAACGCGCTGCCCAAAGCGGCGTTCGTGCCCATCCTCGTCGTCTGGTTCGGCATCGGCGCCGGCCCGGCGATCCTGACCGCGTTCCTCATCTCGTTCTTCCCCATCATGGTCAACATCGCCACGGGCCTGGCCACGCTGGAACCGGAACTGGAAGACGTGCTGCGGGTACTGGGCGCGCGCCGGCTGGACGTGCTGCTGAAGGTTGGCCTGCCGCGCTCGCTGCCGTATTTCTTTGCTTCGCTGAAAGTGGCGATCACGCTGGCGTTCGTCGGCTCCACGGTGTCCGAAATGAACGCGGCGAACGAAGGCATCGGCTACCTGCTCGTCTCGGCCGGCTCCTCGATGAAGATGCCGCTGGCGTTCGCGGGGCTGGGCGTGATCGGCGCCATGGCGATGGCGATGTACGAACTGTTCGCCGTGGTCGAGCGGCGTTCCACGGCCTGGGCGCACCGGGGAGCGCGCTAG